CAGGAATCACAGGCTGGATTTTCAGGGTTGCTACGCATAACATCTCACCTGGTAAGAAAGGGTAAAATCAATCTACAGACATCATCCCCCTGTGCAGAAATATCCTCAGTCCTCAACCCTTTTGGCACCAGGAaccggttttgtggaagataatttttccacagaccatgGAGGGTGAGGGGAGACGGAtagtttcaggatgattcaagctcattacattcaagctcacctctaCTATGCGGCCCAGGCCGGGACCCGTACCGGTGTGTGGTGGCCACAGGTTGGGTACCCCTGGATTGTATCTGAATGACAATTGCTGGACTGGAAATGTTTTATCTAACTGTGGGTAGAGTGCTTGTAGAGACGGTAATTGTTTCCTACTGAAACACCCATGGTGTGCTGATTCTGGCCAGGCTGTTTTCCATCAATTTAGGGAAGCagcatttaagaaaaaagcaacatTATAACAATGAGCTTCCAATATCAGTTGTAGGCACAGATATGGCTTGGATATAGTCTctggtttaaaaatattctcatgtTGGGGGTGTTGAAAAGGGGATGATATTaagtacagataggtagttatACAAACAGTCATGGAAATGTAAAgtccagcacagggaatatagtcaatagtataaTAACTAagcatggtgtcaggtgggtactagatttatcagaaTGATGATACTGTAAGGTATACAAACATCTAATCACTctgttgtatgcctgaaactaatataatgatgtatgtcaactgtgactgaacaaattttttaaaataaaataaaatgctaataagaactctaagatttaaaaaatatctcatatCAAGTGCAAGCTATACAATTTCAATTTATAAAATGCACAAGATTTCACATCTTACAGTTTCTgtatacattttatgttttaatatctttCACAAATCTTGCCTTGTTGGCATTTTTACTTAAGTCAGGCATTGATATCGGTAACTATATGATTGGGGTTTGGTGGTATTTACTCCCTACTCTCATAGTGTTCTGTGACTCCTGGGACAGGGGTCAGTTTGTTCCGTCATAAAAGCAAATTAATGTTTCTGTTGCCGTACCCATGTAGGGCCCATTGTGTATTGTTGAAATACAACTTGTCATGGAGCAGATCCCTATGAAATTATACTACAGTCAGTGCATACACATTGTATTAAATATGCAAATCTTTATTCACAATCTGGTACTGGTTCATACAATAAATCTTTACACATTAGTGGAAACATTAGAAATTATACAAGAAAAGATAACCAATCAAATATAATATGGTGAGATATGAAAATGACTGAACACTCGTCGGGTATTATTTAGTTAAAGAACACAGCTAACTAGCTGGTTAGAATAGTACAATGTCTCTTTGCACTGTCTTTTTACCAGGCCAGCCAGGTTCAAGACCCCACCTTGCCCTTTGCAAGGACTGAATTTAGACAGAGCATCAGCCTTTTCCCATCTAAACCCTCCTCACAATCTCAGTGAGAATAACCGTGCTGCTAATCTCACGGCATTAGGAACAATAAGCATTGTAGCACATGTCCCCCTTCACACCTGTGACTCATTCTTTAAGGAAGCTTTCAAGGTGACATATTCAACTCTAAGAACACGATTCATAAAGAAATACTTGAAGTGATTATTTCTAAGTGAGAATGAATGCACATGGAGAATCTTGATTTCCTCCCATTTCTTGCCTCGTGTTCCATGTAGGAATCTCTGGCTCTGAAGCCAGTACCAGTCCCTGAGAACCGAGAGGATGGCAACCAGCGACTGGGAGATAGGCATCATGTTTTTACTACAGACACTATTTGGAATCCTCGGgaatttctctcttctctaccATTATCTCTTTCTTCATCTCACAGAATACAGGCTGAGGCCTGCAGATCTGATCCACAGGCACCTGACTGTTGCCAATTCCTTAGTCATTCTGTCTAAAGCAGTTCCCGAAACAATGGCAGCTTTCGGGTTGAAGCATTTTCTCGGGGATATTGGATGCAAACTTGTTTTCTATATTTACAGCGTGAGCAGGGAAGTGTCTGTGGGCACCACCTGCCTCCTGAGCGTCCTCCAGGCCATCACCATCAGCCCCACAAACTCCAGGTGGGCACCGCTTAAAGCAAAAGCAGCCAAGCACATGGGCACCTCCGCCTTCTTCTGCTGGGCTCTGCACATGATGATAAATAGTATGGTTCCTGTGTATGTGACTGGCAAGctgaacaacaaaaatatcacAAAGAGGAGAGACTATGGCTACTGTTCCTCTGTCCTTCATGAAAGAATCGCAAAGTCACTGTATATAGTGTATTTGGTATTGGGATTGTTCCATGATGTTTTCTGTTTGGGGCTTATGATCTGGGCGAGCGTTTCCATAGCCCTCATTCTGTACAGGCACAAGCAGCAGGTCGGATACATCCACAGCAACAGTCTCTCCCCCAGATCCTCTGAGTCCAGGGGCACCCAGAGCATCCTTGTCCTGGTGAGCACCTTTGTGTCTTTTTATTCCCTCTCCTCCACCTTTCACATTTGTTCAGCTCTTTTTAACAGACCCAGTTTGTGGCTGGTGAAGAGCACTACACTGCTTGCTGTGTGTTTCCCAGCTGTCAGCCCCTACGTTCTCATGAGCCATGACTCCAGAGGGCCCTGGCCCTGTTTTGCCTGGAGAAGGAACACAAAATCCCCTGCAATtaccagaaaaatgtaaattgtatatatatgtacaatgtttaGTTGTCTGTTCATTAATCCTCTCGGAGTTTAAGCACATTTCTGAAACAGTTATAAGAGAGTAGTAAATAAGACAGAATTTCTGTTCCTAATGATCAATAAGATGAATATcaactgtaaataaaatataataaaattaccaTGTGAATTCTTATGTCATTGCAATCTTATTAACATCTGCAGCGGATAAATTCATGGTCTATGCAGTATTAAGGAGTTGCTCCTACCCAGGATg
The sequence above is drawn from the Desmodus rotundus isolate HL8 chromosome 12, HLdesRot8A.1, whole genome shotgun sequence genome and encodes:
- the LOC128779635 gene encoding vomeronasal type-1 receptor 4-like, whose product is MATSDWEIGIMFLLQTLFGILGNFSLLYHYLFLHLTEYRLRPADLIHRHLTVANSLVILSKAVPETMAAFGLKHFLGDIGCKLVFYIYSVSREVSVGTTCLLSVLQAITISPTNSRWAPLKAKAAKHMGTSAFFCWALHMMINSMVPVYVTGKLNNKNITKRRDYGYCSSVLHERIAKSLYIVYLVLGLFHDVFCLGLMIWASVSIALILYRHKQQVGYIHSNSLSPRSSESRGTQSILVLVSTFVSFYSLSSTFHICSALFNRPSLWLVKSTTLLAVCFPAVSPYVLMSHDSRGPWPCFAWRRNTKSPAITRKM